A part of Aspergillus flavus chromosome 5, complete sequence genomic DNA contains:
- a CDS encoding putative AdoMet-dependent rRNA methyltransferase spb1 (rRNA methyltransferase Spb1), with protein MAIQKKHGKGRLDKWYRLAKEKGYRARAAFKLIQLNKKYGFLEKSKVVLDLCAAPGSWCQVAAECMPAQSIIIGVDLAPIKPIPRVITFQSDITTEKCRTTIRQHLKHWKADTVLHDGAPNVGTAWVQDAFSQAELVLQSMKLATEFLVEGGTFVTKVFRSKDYNALLWVFKQLFTSVEATKPPSSRNVSAEIFVVCRGFKAPKRLDPKFLDPKHVFAELADPTPNNEARVFDPEKKKRKRDGYEEGDWTQFKEIPVTEFINTTDPIAILGQYNKLSFQQPLNGDIALSTLNRLEETTDEIRKCCEDLKVLGKKEFRNLLRWRLKVREKFGLVVKKGGQAKKDEPEEVAEIAPMDEELAIQEELQRLREKESSKAKKERRKENEKKRKEIVRMQMHMTTPMDIGMEQIGPLGDDAPFSLKRVEREGARDTIAAGKEVTVESESEDSESDVDAESDDEGDLLERELDSLYEQYQERKEDKDTKLRAKKARKDFEADEWEGFSESGNEESDNEDSEFGAANATSVAPPKNGTLSNNAALFFDQDIFQGLEDIDDVEDEDEDEDSVIEMDEDDNDYTESKNSVAKKQKAKDAKAVTQMVLDSSDEEPEELDEPRKENGQLDIDIITAEAMALAQQMASGEKKSHDVADDGFNRYAFRDVDGLPEWFLDDETKHSKPNRPITKAAAAAIKEKLRAINARPIKKVMEAKGRKKFKAAQKLEKLRKKSALLADDEALSERDKSQAISKLMSKATKKKPKQQVKLVVAKGNNRGISGRPRGVKGKYKIVDSRMKKDVRAQKRLAKKKQK; from the exons CAAGTGGCCGCGGAATGTATGCCTGCTCAAAGTATCATTATCGGTGTCGATCTCGCCCCCATCAAGCCCATTCCACGAGTTATCACTTTTCAGAGCGATATCACGACCGAGAAGTGTCGCACAACTATCAGACAACACCTGAAACATTGGAAGGCGGATACAGTACTTCACGATGGTGCTCCAAACGTTGGTACAGCGTGGGTTCAGGACGCGTTCTCGCAAGCAGAGCTGGTCTTGCAATCGATGAAATTGGCTACTGAATTCCTGGTTGAGGGCGGTACCTTTGTCACCAAGGTCTTCCGGTCTAAGGATTACAATGCGTTGTTGTGGGTTTTCAAGCAACTTTTCACATCGGTGGAAGCCACAAAACCCCCCTCGTCTCGAAATGTCTCCGCCGAAATTTTCGTTGTCTGCCGTGGCTTTAAGGCACCGAAGCGCCTGGACCCTAAGTTCCTTGATCCGAAGCACGTATTCGCAGAACTGGCTGATCCAACCCCAAATAACGAAGCTCGTGTTTTTGACcctgagaagaagaagcgcaagaggGATGGTTATGAGGAAGGCGATTGGACGCAATTCAAGGAGATACCCGTCACCGAATTCATTAATACAACCGACCCAATTGCTATTCTCGGCCAATACAACAAACTAAGCTTTCAACAGCCCCTCAATGGAGATATCGCATTGAGCACACTCAACCGGTTGGAAGAAACGACAGATGAAATTCGCAAATGCTGTGAAGATCTAAAAGTGCTGGGCAAGAAGGAATTCCGCAACTTACTACGATGGCGATTGAAAGTCCGTGAGAAGTTTGGTCTTGTCGTAAAGAAGGGAGGGCAGGCCAAAAAGGATGAGCCCGAGGAAGTGGCCGAAATTGCCCCAATGGATGAAGAGCTGGCCATTCAGGAGGAACTGCAGCGTCTTCGGGAGAAGGAAAGCTCCAAGGCGAAAAAGGAGAGACGaaaggagaatgagaagaagcgcaaggagATTGTCCGCATGCAGATGCATATGACAACCCCCATGGATATTGGTATGGAGCAAATTGGTCCTCTTGGAGATGATGCACCGTTTTCACTTAAACGTGTCGAGAGAGAGGGTGCCAGGGATACGATCGCTGCTGGGAAAGAAGTAACGGTTGAGAGTGAAAGTGAAGACTCAGAATCCGATGTCGATGCCGAGAGTGATGACGAAGGCGATTTGCTGGAAAGGGAACTCGATTCACTATACGAGCAATACCAAGAGCGCAAAGAGGACAAGGATACGAAACTAAGAGCCAAGAAGGCCAGGAAGGATTTCGAAGCCGACGAGTGGGAGGGCTTTTCGGAGTCTGGTAACGAGGAGTCAGACAACGAAGACTCCGAATTTGGTGCAGCGAATGCGACGAGCGTAGCACCTCCGAAGAATGGAACTTTATCCAATAATGCCGCGTTGTTCTTTGACCAGGACATCTTCCAGGGCTTAGAGGATATTGATGAcgttgaggatgaggatgaagatgaagatagtgTCATTGAGATGGACGAGGACGACAATGACTACACGGAAAGCAAGAATTCTGTtgcaaagaagcagaaggccaaggatgcGAAGGCAGTCACGCAAATGGTCTTGGACTCTTCGGATGAAGAACCTGAGGAACTCGATGAGCCTCGGAAGGAGAATGGTCAACTTG ACATTGATATTATCACCGCGGAAGCGATGGCCCTGGCTCAGCAGATGGCTAGTGGTGAAAAGAAGTCGCATGACGTGGCTGATGATGGGTTCAATCGGTATGCTTTCCGAGATGTTGACGGTCTTCCGGAGTGGTTCCTCGACGATGAGACAAAGCATAGTAAACCAAATCGACCCATCACCAAGGCTGCAGCGGCTGCAATCAAGGAGAAGTTGCGTGCCATCAACGCTCGACCAATCAAGAAGGTCATGGAAGCCAAGGGTCGAAAGAAGTTCAAGGCTGCGCAAAAGCTGGAAAAACTACGCAAGAAGTCTGCATTGCTGGCTGATGATGAGGCACTCAGCGAACGTGACAAGTCACAGGCCATTTCGAAGCTGATGAGCAAGGcaaccaagaagaagcctaAGCAGCAGGTGAAGCTGGTCGTGGCCAAGGGCAACAACAGGGGCATTTCTGGTCGTCCACGCGGAGTGAAGGGCAAGTATAAAATTGTGGATTctcggatgaagaaggatgtCCGAGCTCAGAAGCGTCTtgcaaagaagaagcaaaagtaA